aatTAGATAGGGGACATGAGAGGGGGACTCACCCTTGCAGTCGTCGTGGTCGCGGTGGCTGGGGGAGTAATGCTTGCACAGCCTCTCCAGGATGAGTTTGTAGTGCATGAGGCGCTGGATGGGCTTGAGCAGGAATGTGTTGAGAGGCAGGTAGCAGACCTTCTGCAGCTCAAACTCTTTGTACACCGTCTCCAGCTTCTTCAGCCTCTTAGAGGCTTTCTCAAGCTCTGTCAGCACCTCGTCGTGTTTCTGCAGGAAGCTGGTGAACTCCTGAGGATGGCGATAAAACACCAGGAGCGTGAAACACAGGACATTCTGCTGGTAAGACAAACATGTAGAGGAGAGGGATTCTCACCTTTAGAGCACACATGTTCCTCAGCATCACATCACCAATCCTCTGGTAGTCCCCTTTGGCGTGAGCGTTAGAGCGCCCCTCCCTGAGGGTTTGAACATTTAACCTTATTTTAGCATAAGAGGAGTCCACACATCTTTATCACACAGAGATCCTTCCTGCAGCATTCAGACTGTACAACCATCATGTCCCCTGGGAGACCCTCACACAACACAGCCTGTTGAAATCTTGTAATgtgcaatatacagtatatcctttTTTAGGACAATTCTACTGTgcaataatcataatcatttgTATGTGCAAAACCTTATTTTTAACTGGTACAAATGTTAGCCATGGATGAGGACTGTATACGTCCCTGAAGCTAATAAtggaattctgattctgaaacagTGAGGGGGACATACCAGAGAGCCAGCCTCTGGTCTAACTCCTTGAGGAAGCCCCGATGGAACTCGTAGATGGGGTCGATGttggagaagaggagggtcaTCAGGCCTTCAGGCATGGCGTTTTCTTTGATCACAGCGCTGCGAAACCACTGGGAGCGGGGGGAGGGAAACAAACTGCTGATGCCAATACTCTCCTAATAAATGAACTTGTGTGCAAACATGAAAACTGTAAATGGGCTTATGAGTTGGGCATAGCATGGATTAATAGCCCTTCACTTATcagcagggtgcgatttgtagggggggatggtgaggatttccccccctctggttttcctatccctacctctgctaaattatttttatctccggtggggacaaggatttcccccccttgatagcgatgaatgcaacttaactgctagcctacttaaactcttgaaatctaacgatcttcagtgtctttacatcagagtaggctattcagcagccttctggcagacggtgcatatttctgaacgtcatcgaacacaaaaacattgtaacatttttgtgcgggaacttcgcaggaaaaacagcgctgaaccaaacatgaaacgcgttcagagcagcatatcatcttactttacaggacccatttgcagaattgtggatagaagagggccgaaatgctgcagacaatgccccgataggaaaaacgaaaaagccaccacaaatttgtcaccagagccgactgtttactttgtctagttttccagacctgtccctgagtgttgacagcacgttgtgctatttagtgaattattttgagtgtttgatttaagttaattggagggtcttttcatggagagcattgatgctgttctatggtgctttctgcctgttagtgcgtacgcatgtttttgtgacgttgaatagaaatccatgtctgggttattaaaagttttgccatgttgtgatggggactaatccacggacccgaaaaaagggcctgtctactttttgcgtttttttctccctagttatgcaagttaaaaatccaatgttcttgtctatgaataaataaataaaaacacatcccccccctctgtttttttgtcaaatcgcaccctgcttATCAGGTCACAGTAAACTATTTATAAAACCTTATAAGCTCGACATTGTTATACAGGGGAATGTATCAAACTATAAAACCATGACAACATAAGGTCACTCACTCACACggaaagaggaaagggaaagcaaCCTTAGTATACAGGAGGTAGAATGATAGACATGATGCTGTCACAATATAAGGAGGCAGGTTTTTCTCAAAACAACATCATCCAGCGGTTGAGTCCTCTCTGGCTAGACCTTCATAATGATTTGCTAAAATACTTTGAGAAAATTACATTTACGTGTTCATGTGATATCCTGCAGGAGCGCCCCATAAACTGTGACCATTCTAACCATCAGTCGAGTCTCCTCTGGGTGAGCTCTCTAGCAGTTTATGGTGGGGTGTCTGCTCTGCATGTGTGCTGGACTGTTCTGTATTGGGCTTAGAAAAGATTGCTAATTATAAAAAATAGGGGTTAAGAATGAACAAGTTTGTGGACTACGTACAACTGATGTTCGGTTTGAAATTATTCATAtctgtgtgaggaaaataaTCCAAATGAAAGGAAGGTGAGTCTTCCCATAATCATTACTTTAATAGGAAGTTATTTTTGTAGTGAACTGAATATCAGTAAGGTATAGGGTATTTGTTATTCCTTTTCAATGTCTATGAAGTCATTATTATAGTACATTTTTGATTGTCCTTTTCTACATTATATTAATAGAAGCATACGGTGCAGgtgtctatgtgtgttttttaaaggacCACATCAGAGACCTGTTGATGTATACTGTATAAGCATGCTGCagatttgtttatctttttcacTATTGAATTAGGCtgattttttatgttttggtaTGCCTTGTGCTTATTTGTTCTCGATTTTATCCCAAAGCAGTTATTGTGTAGAACTTTGTGCTACATTTCCAGCATGAAGGTGCTGTACGAATAAAGTTTCTCATTTATACATTGCCACAttccaaactaaaacaataaatcaaaagtaaCTCACCACAGTGATGACCTCCAAGTCTTTCAGGTACGTTCGCTCTGTGGTTAGAATCTCTTTGGCAATGAAGTAGGCCTTGTCGGTGGGATAtcgctgaggaagaggagggacaCGAGTGATAATCAACATCCCCtccaacaaaacatttaaatatactcACTTCCAAACTAACTTTCCCTTTATACAGGATTCAAATattgaatacaaatgtgaataTGAATGAGGCTTCACACTCAGTAACAATAAAGGGATCACTTTCTGTCACAGAATAATGATTGCATGGGTCCCATCCTATTATACACGACTCCTACTCATAATGGGCTGTGAGGCGGTGTACCTTCCTCCtgccctcctcttcctcctctagcCTGGCATTGCTGCCCACCTCGCTCAGGATGGGGCTTTGCAGGGGGGATGAGGCCTGGCCCGGCAGGCTGAGGGTTGACATCTGGAAGGAGGGAGACATGCAGAGGGAGGGGCCTTTGGAGGTGAAGGGTGAGTGCTGAGGGCTGTCCAACACTGCATCTGTGGACGAAGgacaacatacatttaaaagtgtataTATATCAGTATGGTATCTATAAAATCTGTTTAACTAGTCAGCTCAAGTAGAGACTGCAGTGCAAGGTGTTAGGGGAGAATTCATGGTTAAAGGACTCTTCCTTAACAGGAAAAACATGATCTTGAAATGGGCAGGGTTTAACTCACATGGGCTGCACAAGAAGTGGAACTAAAAAGCCTCACAGTGCTTTATGTTGCATACAGTCTTGAGACACATCTTTATCTTAACCTTGCTGTTTTTCCACAATTATCTAATTTCctctcaaaaaacaaacacatctaaATTAAAACAAGTGGAGGggttcctcacacacactggccaCAAATGAAAGGGAGACATCAGAGGCAAGTAATGGTTCCCACATTTTCCCCCTGCCATTGTTTTCAGAGCCCTCCACAAGTAGGACAAAATGATTCTTGCCAACTCAAACTCGCTCCGGCTCCATTTCAGAGAACGGGCTCTTCTTGCCTTTGTTCAACCTGTGAGCTTCGCTACACAACAAATGAGGAGACATAACAAGCAGATGAAAAGCCGGGCTATCCCCCTCACTGAGTCACAGGTCACCACAACTGCTCCTCCACTGCtatcagagagagaaaaaaacaggagCGGGGGAAGGctgagaggaaagaagaaaaaagaaaaaaaagtcacgACTCGACCCGGAAATAATTGCTCAAGCAAAGACTTATCAGGAATGTGGCTTGTCTGGAGGGCCGATAGTTGTTTATAGTTTGTTCCCACAGGGAATGacacaaggggggggggggggttcagagCGGCTCCACAGCAGGAGGACGGGGCTGCGCTGTGGAATGACTTGGCACAGAGCCTGTGCAAACAGCCAGCACACTGGAGTCAGGCTGAGGAATCCTGAGTCCGACCCAACACCCAACAATCCACGTTTACTGCCACAACATTAAAAAGGCAGTGTGTATTCACttgcatctttttaaaatagtgtTAATCTTTAATCCCTCCATACCAATAAGGTTATTCACTCTCTAGAACAATAAGTGATTGAGAAATTCAAAAAGGAGTGATGTGAGGACCACAGGATCATTTTGAGCACATTGCACTTGCAAGTGAAaccagcttttcctttttttgtgttggatCAGTTAGTTGagtttttatgaattaattaGCACACCTATACACGATATGTCCAGTTTGTCTGTATAACCCCCCAAAGCCTCATATTTCTACAACAATCCAAGGTAAACATTATCTTTCATGATCTAAGACATGCATATTCTTTCAACGTGCACATTGCAAGCATGTTTCCTAAAGCAGTTAAAGAATGACCTCCATAATGCGTCTTCCATCTGCGGCTGTGtaacttaaaaaataatgtttagtCTTGACATTCATGGTAACAAAAAGTGATTACTTTATTCTTGAGCGTAAAAGCATACACACATTAAAGTACAGGTTGTTTATAATAGGTCAATATACATACGTTCAGGATTAAGTGTTGATTACTGGATGCCTAAGTGCTGTTAGCTTAGCTGGTTATAATCAATCAGCCCGTTGTTAATTCAATATTTAGTTGAGATTTCGGAAAAATTACATGgcagaaaaaaggcaaaaataagaaaaagccatcaaaacaacagcaactcCTCCTGGTCTAAAAGGTAGCTGATGGCACATGAAACAAAAGACTGTTCCAGACAAAGTTTTCATTGGGGAAATTGAAAATGGCCATCCTCAAAATGACAATGAGAACTTGTGAGTGTTTAACAAATGCCTCTAGACAGCCCCTTTTCCACAGAGATGTTCAGCGGCAACATCTACACTATACTAAGTAAACAGGATCATACACCTGAGATATGCAAGAAATAATGTTGCACGAGAAGAGTGAAGTGCTATAAGGCACTGCGGCGCAAGGATAAAAGAAAACTGTATCGTGTACAGAAATAGCCAGCTGTGCAAGTAAAGTcttctgtaaaataaagtgAGCTCAAAGGCAAACAGGGACTTGCTCTCAGCAAGTGACACGAGTTGATGAACAAAAACACTAGTGATTATTTAGATTTGAACACAATATAAACGTTCTGTGTTTTATGGCACGAGTACCTTTATTTTAAGAGAGTTGACTAAACAAAAAGAGCAGTTAAAAAAGCTTTGTGCATGCTATTGTGTGAGCAACGAACCACCTCACAACGAAGGACCGTTCCtatacaaatacttaaaaaacattaaaatatccaGCTAATATAAAAGTACCGAGATATTCATAGCTAATGTGCAAAAGATCCCCGTTCCTTCCAATCAACAGAGTACCACCTTGTTGGTACCCTGACCATAACTAACACTAAAACATGCTAAAGGCCATATGAAAGAGTCAAAGCGACATCAAATGAGTTGTGCACTGATGCTTCAATAAAAGCCTTACCTACAATATCTAATGGGTTTCCTACCACTTACAATCATTGATCTTTCTAATGTTGGAAAGCACTGCATTCTTAATGTAATAACAGTACTTCTGTCCCGCTTACTACAGAAGCACAAAGCCTTACAAACGTGTAAAATGATACATTCATTTAGAAGTAGAAAGTGGTGTTAACAGTGTACTCAATGGCTCTTTAGTACACTGCTTACATTCTTTAACATAGTTCAGCATGAGgcaaaatgttatttgtgtCTAAAATAGATGGAGACATGAACCTCCATGACACTGTCTACATACTGTGGACTAGTCCACCTGGATAGTGCCGAGTTCAGCCAGCAGGTGTCAGAGAGGCACAGAAGTGCAAACTGAAGAGGAGCTCCAGTGTTTTCAAACAGGAGGCCTGTGAGGATCACTGAGCGGGACTACTATCACTTAGATTTTTACTCTGAGTTTTAATACAGATTATCAATGAGTAACTACTGGAAAACTGCAAACGCAGTAGCAActgaaaactattttaaagccagttcattttgattttaaaacagtattttgaaAGCACAAAATGAATTGGGACATAACAGTACCTGTTGGTCTGATATGAGGCTTATCTAAAAAGACAGCCCCATGTCAGTGTGTatattaatgttttaaatgacatgaACACCTATTGAATTATAGAAAGCTTCCAAAGTAAAAGCAtagaatgtttttctttttctgaaattCATGAGGGATTCCCCAATAATCAATGTTTGCTCTAAATAAGCTGAATGTTTTATATAGGACAAGGACTATGAAATAACTAGGTTATTCAAGAATCTCATGAAAATGAAGGCCACATACGAGCCAAGTTTCATGAGTAGTCTAGATCTTGGAACTAAATCAATTGAACACTACAAAGATGTGTACCAACTGATGGGAGTGCAGGCCGTTAGAAATGACTATACATAGACATACATAAAGCCAACCGGACACCAGCAGAAAATGGATCTGTTTTTTACGACTACAAAAAGCGTTCTGCATGTCAGGTGTTTTTTTAAGAGGCTGTATGGTTGGAAAAAAAACTACACAGAGCCAAAGaaggaggacaaaaaaaagaataacaaaatcAACAATGTCTGAAATGAAAGTGTTAGTATCCTCTGAGAATACCTATTTTTTAGCACATCACAAATTGGGGGGGAATGGCTTCACGTTGCCGGTTGGATCAACCTGCTTCTTAATGTCATTATTAATAATCATGTGCTTAAAATcaatttgatttacattttaaactgaggGGGTCCAGAGGGGTCTGCGAGAGCCATGGCCTGCAGGTTGTGACACTGAAGGAGAAAACCCTCAATTCCACTGCCCCCCGTCAGCGGGTTACTGTAGAACAGGTTCTGCTCGGGGGGGAGGACGCTGTCAGAGCCCCAGTCGGAGTCTGAGTCCGAGCTGCCGTTCCCAGAGCCCTCGGTGGCCGTGGGGGGGTAGCTGAGCTGCTCCAGCTGCTCTACCAGGTCACTAAACTGCACAGCAGAGCTGCTTTCAGAACGCTCCGAGTACGCCGGGAAGTTGACCATGGAGCTGGCCTCTGATTGGATATCAGAGCCTGGCAGGCGGAGCGAGGAGGAGTCAGCGCCCCCATAACTCGCTGACATGGACTCGCCTGCAGAGCTGAGCCCCAGGTTGTCCAGGGAGCTGCACTCAGAGCGGTTATTAACCAGAGAGCTGGTTTCAGAATTACCCACAATGCTATCAGGAAAGGGATTAGTGTTCCCATTCAGGTCCTCAATGCCCAAACTAAAGATCCTGGTTTTACTCAGGTCAGACCCCTCCACAAAACCAAACTGATCTACCTTATCAGATAGCCCAAAAGAATAGGCCTCGGCCCCCCCCCCATAAAAGGAGATCTCAGTGGGATCATCATCTATGAACTCCTCGCTGACATGCAGCGGCGAGTTGGACACTGAAAACATGGGATTCTGTTTTATACGCAAAAGCTCTGCCTCAAAAGCCTCAGGTGTAAGaactcccttcctcctccccccaccccctcccacTGAGCTCCCTGTTCCCCTCCTCCCGCCATGCTCATGATCGTCATTGCCATTTTTGGAAGGCTGTGATTTGGAAGTGCCActctgtacacaaacaaacaaggggCTGCAGTGTCCTGCTGCCTGATTGCTAGGGGCACCTTGAAAAGTGAAGTGAGATGGGGAAGCAGCCTTGACAGGGTCTTCCTTCGGAGGGCTGGGGGGTCTGGCAGCTTGCATagggagctgaagctgctgctggggAGGCGCTGGAGATCGGCTTGGCGTGGCAGGCTGCAGCTGTGGTTGGAGCTCTGTTCGCAGGAGGAGGCTAGAGACGTGTGATGGGTAGAAGGACACAGAAGCGGAGGAGGGGGAGCCTGGGGTCCTGAAACTGTCATTGAATGACAAGCTCTGAAAAATTGACACAGATAAGGAACACAGAGTGAGGGAAGAATCCATTAGGGTAGAAAGCAGAGATGAATTGTCTTAATGTACTCGTTATAGTAAAGTATGCTGAAAGCTCAAATGTGTTGCACCCTGGAGAACCACTGACCTGTTTTGGCACATCTGAGGCGAGGGAGCGAGCAGACATCCGGATTTTACTGTTCCTCCTGAGCAAGAAACATGGCATTAATATTgtaaccaaaaacaaaaaccaatatAGGGAATATATACATCtaccaaatataaaaaacacacacctctggtACGGAGTTCTTTTTGCTCCATTTTCCCTGACATAGTCCACAAGTTGCTTCTGGGTCCTTCCACTGTGAACACagttaataattaaaacacagaatacttaaacaacaaaaataataattacgGAGCCAGAGGAGGAGGCTATCATTCTTAGAAGAAACTCAAGAATTTCCCAGATTTAAGACTTAGTGTTATGAGAAAACATGAATATTCTCTGAttataaagtcaaatatttgaccaaataacattttgtgctttttaacaATATCACTTAACAGGGAAGGATACTTCGCATCACATCACATACGGATAATCTTCATGAGTTTTTTCTCTCGTAATTAAAGAATTCAACTTCGTAAATGTAcacaaatgcaataaaacatttttaaaagttccTATAAACAAGCATTGTTTAGATGAGATATGCCTTTTTTATGTCGATAAGTATTACCTGTATCTGAAGGAAGAGCCTCTGGTGAAGAGGATAGCTTTGGATTTCGGCTGGGGTTGGTCAAACATACGGAAAAATGAGTGGTATTCAACACAGATCTTCCAGAAGATTTTACACTGGTCACGACTGGCCATCATAAACTCGAGAGTGTCCTGATGAGGGCCctagaaacagagaaagacaacaaacacactgttacCAAGCCTCTTCCTTAGTGGCTGTGGATCATGAGACACaccatttaaataacaaacagccACCATTGACATATTGTGAGCAAGGACAATAATCTGTTCTTCAAGACTTACATGAACCTCTGGGTGGAGCTTGATCAGGAAGCGTTTTCTCTTGAAGCTCAGTTTGCGAATCTTGGACCAATTgaaggtatttatttttgtgttgccCTGGGAGAAAAGTGGAATGTTAACATAGAAAGTAATAACCCTGATAGCAACATTTTGAGGGAGTAATGGCACATCCACAAAACACAGCTGTATGAGAGCAGCAGTCACCTGGAAAACCTGAAGGCCCATATGAGCAACAGCTAGATTAATTTTGGTGCCTTCCCGGTCAGCGGCTGGGTGGAAGCGGACACCGTACATCTCCAGTTTACGGGCAATCTCCAGGATTTGGAAGTCTGATTCAGCTGGAGTCTGGCCCCTGGGAGCatgaaaatatggaaaacacatatcagggtttagtctaaaTGGGttaacaggggcgctgcgccctcttactttcgGTGTGCACCCCTCATACCATAATGCAgatttccccgtaaaatgtaagtgatgccagaaaacaatatctctgtttgTCAATTTTTTTAATAACTCCAGAAACAGGAAAATCTTATCAGATAGACCGTCAGACGACAGAGATGGCTTTGTTTTTAACGGAGCTCCGAATAAATAGCGGATGGATGTctggtgggtctgccggtggacgattagcaggctgacactgaaattgagatttctgaattacatcctttcttttactctccttttttctggagaggaagtaaatgAACTGTAACTCTGgacttatttgttgtttgaggggCAATATATGcttcagcagctttaagacatgaaaaaaCTATTATTGCAGGATTTCCCCCGGAAAGTGGGTGCGGCCGTCATTTTGTCCAGAAGTAACTTTGAGCCTCTTTCATTTAACCGTAACATAGTATTGACTGTGTTAACTGAGCTGCATAAGTACACTCAGGTGAAAGCACATATATCAATAGGCattctttattataaataatatgtcCTTGCCAACATCTGATAATTAATCCAGTTAATAAACAGTTGGAGCCCTTATTTTCCCAGGAGTACATTTATGATGAGACATTGTTGAAGACACCACTTGGCCGTAAACTAGTTTgcatcaacaacaaaacattcagTTTGATTCTGGACTGTGaaatttcttcttcttcttattattattattatttaaacccCAAAAATGGTATCAAATGTCTATGAATCTGCAAATCTAAATATTTACTGTCAGTAAAGTCATACTGTAGTTCTACAGTGATACTGTTCTTGTGTGCTGTGATAAATGGGTTATAATGAGTGAATGCTGCTTTCCTACACCACTAGGCTGTTCACTGGATTGTAGCAACAACAATACTCAGAGATTAAGTTTGACGGTATTTTCCTGTTGTCCGAAGAGCAGCAAAATAATTGTGTTCCTCTAACAAACAAGGTAAAAAGCACAATTGACCAGCCTAATGGAACACAGGCTGTTAATTATGCAATATCTGTCAATTAGATTTACCACATGATATTCAAACAATGATAGTACCATGACACTTTCCTGAAGACTGCGTCCTTAGATCCCTTACCACTTTTGAGACGTCTGTATCTTAAACCATGTGATTACAACCACACAACATGTTAGGAAGACATATCCTTCCAATCATCACCACATTCTAATTTTGTTCATCCGTTAAGCAGGGAAATCTTCTTAGGGCCCTCCCCTGCCCCTCTGGCCTTCTGGCTAATAGAGCGGCCAGAGCAGGGATTAGGCCAGGGAAACTCAACGCTTGTGCTTCCACACTGGCAACCAAGGGAAGAGATTAGAAAAGGTCTTTAGAGCCGCCTAATACACTGGTTTGTAAAGAGCCCCTATTGGTCGCTGAATTGTACTGAGCTAACAAGGGGGCTGGTGGTGGGAAAAAGGAAGCAAGGGTTTTTTAGACTCTGAAATGGAGCAAACCCTCTCATTATGGTATTTTAGCAAGAACACAGTTGTCTCACTTCAGTTACTTCATCATAGTTAACACTACACGTTTGTATTTAAAGACACGTTAAACAGGGGTATACACAGTGCCACCATGTACAAATTCccaaaaatataattcaaatgcGATGCTGCGGGAAATGATGCCCACTACTGTAAGAGTACATCTGTGGGagcctccctttttttttgtcaaggaATACTTTTAGAGAGTCTAACAAATCTATAAAGTGCCTCCAATCTTAAAACAAGTTGGAGAGGACTGTGtatcatttttctcttcttgAAACAGCTAACGCATCTCAATGAAGTCATACTGTTCTGGTGTTCTGTGATGAATGGGTTATAATGAGTTAATGCTGCCTTCTTAGAGCGGAGAAGGATCCCACTAACCCACACTACCAGGACCTGCTACGGAGCCAGGTCAAGCCGTGTCAGTCCTCGTATGAACTGAGCCGTGCCCATGTCACAGTAAACTGGCTTAGTGTGGTGAGGAGTGAACAGTCACATTTATTCCTGTTACTCTTAATAGGTAgtaatttgtgtatttatttttgcatccGTTAGAGAgtgcaatgaaaacatgaattGTATAAGAGTACTAAGAGTGTCATGAACAAAAAAGCAGTCACAACCAGCACATGGCACTTGAGGGAGCGACTTACAGGTGCCTGCGGTGCAGCTCCATGATCCTCTCTTGCACCTTCTCTTGGTAAGGCAACAGCTTGGTCGTTCTCAGGAAGTCGCGGTCGGCTCCGTCATCGTAGTCGCCGATCTCCGCTGTGGTCAAAGCAAGAGCTACACATCAGGTTTTTAGAGTACACTATGGTAACATGTATTAAGCCACGTCAACTGGGTTTATTATTAGTGTGCACATTGGTTGAAATAGGGTTTAAGTTATTCCATTCttcattttgaatgattttcaTTTACATGCTTCTGTTGGTTGGTTTCTGATGTtacttgtttgatttttttatccTACTTCtttgaggtttttttaaaaatatttttggggggctttttgcctttaatcggataggagagagacaggaagaggggagagagagtcagggtgggatccggaaaggaccacaggtcgggaatcgaacccgggttgctggcatacggtgcaggtgccccagccagttgcgccacggccggggccattCTTTGAGGTTTTAACTCTCGAGTTTtatatttgtctgtttgtgtaggAACTCCTGTGGTAGTTCACTCGCTGTGCAGCACATTTATGAAAACAAGAATTACTTTGGGATTTTCATTAAACAGGTCATACATCTTTACACTtgt
This DNA window, taken from Eleginops maclovinus isolate JMC-PN-2008 ecotype Puerto Natales chromosome 9, JC_Emac_rtc_rv5, whole genome shotgun sequence, encodes the following:
- the farp2 gene encoding FERM, ARHGEF and pleckstrin domain-containing protein 2 isoform X2, translating into MGDVEGSYRALQTPGIRLGAQFNAGISTLEPGQSLSNNMLSGSKSHGRGLQIRVQGLDDSQEFFDIDPKSIGQFLLTEVFLRGNLIESDYFGLEFQNMQMNWVWLEATKLVVRQVRRPANTLFRLSVKFFPPDPGQLQEEYTRYLFSLQMKRDLMEGRLICTENTGALMASHLVQSEIGDYDDGADRDFLRTTKLLPYQEKVQERIMELHRRHLGQTPAESDFQILEIARKLEMYGVRFHPAADREGTKINLAVAHMGLQVFQGNTKINTFNWSKIRKLSFKRKRFLIKLHPEVHGPHQDTLEFMMASRDQCKIFWKICVEYHSFFRMFDQPQPKSKAILFTRGSSFRYSGRTQKQLVDYVRENGAKRTPYQRRNSKIRMSARSLASDVPKQSLSFNDSFRTPGSPSSASVSFYPSHVSSLLLRTELQPQLQPATPSRSPAPPQQQLQLPMQAARPPSPPKEDPVKAASPSHFTFQDAVLDSPQHSPFTSKGPSLCMSPSFQMSTLSLPGQASSPLQSPILSEVGSNARLEEEEEGRRKRYPTDKAYFIAKEILTTERTYLKDLEVITVWFRSAVIKENAMPEGLMTLLFSNIDPIYEFHRGFLKELDQRLALWEGRSNAHAKGDYQRIGDVMLRNMCALKEFTSFLQKHDEVLTELEKASKRLKKLETVYKEFELQKVCYLPLNTFLLKPIQRLMHYKLILERLCKHYSPSHRDHDDCKEALKEVAEIATQLQSSLIRLENFQKLTELQRDLIGIENLTAPGREFIREGCLYKLTKKGLQQRMFFLFSDMLLYTSKGVTATNQFKVHGQLPLPGMIVEESENEWSVPHCFTIYSAQRTIVVAASSKVEMGKWIEDLNLAIDMSKKSQEKSSIFLDAGLTDHSNLYGSPAVSPELPPRYLLGQGQRPNTITHVCWYRNQNLSLTDYLRMDQNQLSGYLLRKFKNSNGWQKLWVVFTNFCLFFYKTHQDDFPLASLPLLGYTVSTPEESDSIHKEYVFKLQFKSHVYFFRAESEYTFERWMEVIKSAASTTGRMSLLIPKGGPMEINGN
- the farp2 gene encoding FERM, ARHGEF and pleckstrin domain-containing protein 2 isoform X3, whose product is MGDVEGSYRALQTPGIRLGAQFNAGISTLEPGQSLSNNMLSGSKSHGRGLQIRVQGLDDSQEFFDIDPKSIGQFLLTEVFLRGNLIESDYFGLEFQNMQMNWVWLEATKLVVRQVRRPANTLFRLSVKFFPPDPGQLQEEYTRYLFSLQMKRDLMEGRLICTENTGALMASHLVQSEIGDYDDGADRDFLRTTKLLPYQEKVQERIMELHRRHLGQTPAESDFQILEIARKLEMYGVRFHPAADREGTKINLAVAHMGLQVFQGNTKINTFNWSKIRKLSFKRKRFLIKLHPEVHGPHQDTLEFMMASRDQCKIFWKICVEYHSFFRMFDQPQPKSKAILFTRGSSFRYSGRTQKQLVDYVRENGAKRTPYQRRNSKIRMSARSLASDVPKQSLSFNDSFRTPGSPSSASVSFYPSHVSSLLLRTELQPQLQPATPSRSPAPPQQQLQLPMQAARPPSPPKEDPVKAASPSHFTFQDAVLDSPQHSPFTSKGPSLCMSPSFQMSTLSLPGQASSPLQSPILSERYPTDKAYFIAKEILTTERTYLKDLEVITVWFRSAVIKENAMPEGLMTLLFSNIDPIYEFHRGFLKELDQRLALWEGRSNAHAKGDYQRIGDVMLRNMCALKEFTSFLQKHDEVLTELEKASKRLKKLETVYKEFELQKVCYLPLNTFLLKPIQRLMHYKLILERLCKHYSPSHRDHDDCKEALKEVAEIATQLQSSLIRLENFQKLTELQRDLIGIENLTAPGREFIREGCLYKLTKKGLQQRMFFLFSDMLLYTSKGVTATNQFKVHGQLPLPGMIVEESENEWSVPHCFTIYSAQRTIVVAASSKVEMGKWIEDLNLAIDMSKKSQEKSSIFLDAGLTDHSNRSSDEVSLEQESEDDMNSSRTSLDKQTHHRANTTMHVCWHRNTSVSMSDHSQAVENQLSGYLLRKFKNSNGWQKLWVVFTNFCLFFYKTHQDDFPLASLPLLGYTVSTPEESDSIHKEYVFKLQFKSHVYFFRAESEYTFERWMEVIKSAASTTGRMSLLIPKGGPMEINGN
- the farp2 gene encoding FERM, ARHGEF and pleckstrin domain-containing protein 2 isoform X1, whose product is MGDVEGSYRALQTPGIRLGAQFNAGISTLEPGQSLSNNMLSGSKSHGRGLQIRVQGLDDSQEFFDIDPKSIGQFLLTEVFLRGNLIESDYFGLEFQNMQMNWVWLEATKLVVRQVRRPANTLFRLSVKFFPPDPGQLQEEYTRYLFSLQMKRDLMEGRLICTENTGALMASHLVQSEIGDYDDGADRDFLRTTKLLPYQEKVQERIMELHRRHLGQTPAESDFQILEIARKLEMYGVRFHPAADREGTKINLAVAHMGLQVFQGNTKINTFNWSKIRKLSFKRKRFLIKLHPEVHGPHQDTLEFMMASRDQCKIFWKICVEYHSFFRMFDQPQPKSKAILFTRGSSFRYSGRTQKQLVDYVRENGAKRTPYQRRNSKIRMSARSLASDVPKQSLSFNDSFRTPGSPSSASVSFYPSHVSSLLLRTELQPQLQPATPSRSPAPPQQQLQLPMQAARPPSPPKEDPVKAASPSHFTFQDAVLDSPQHSPFTSKGPSLCMSPSFQMSTLSLPGQASSPLQSPILSEVGSNARLEEEEEGRRKRYPTDKAYFIAKEILTTERTYLKDLEVITVWFRSAVIKENAMPEGLMTLLFSNIDPIYEFHRGFLKELDQRLALWEGRSNAHAKGDYQRIGDVMLRNMCALKEFTSFLQKHDEVLTELEKASKRLKKLETVYKEFELQKVCYLPLNTFLLKPIQRLMHYKLILERLCKHYSPSHRDHDDCKEALKEVAEIATQLQSSLIRLENFQKLTELQRDLIGIENLTAPGREFIREGCLYKLTKKGLQQRMFFLFSDMLLYTSKGVTATNQFKVHGQLPLPGMIVEESENEWSVPHCFTIYSAQRTIVVAASSKVEMGKWIEDLNLAIDMSKKSQEKSSIFLDAGLTDHSNRSSDEVSLEQESEDDMNSSRTSLDKQTHHRANTTMHVCWHRNTSVSMSDHSQAVENQLSGYLLRKFKNSNGWQKLWVVFTNFCLFFYKTHQDDFPLASLPLLGYTVSTPEESDSIHKEYVFKLQFKSHVYFFRAESEYTFERWMEVIKSAASTTGRMSLLIPKGGPMEINGN